The following proteins come from a genomic window of Aspergillus oryzae RIB40 DNA, chromosome 4:
- a CDS encoding uncharacterized protein (predicted protein) — translation MSSSEQEQTAQPVDSEPRVDILCSAPGFSVPNPETVREKVNKSNTIFHWGGVRIAKISPEIVVKLGSHITLNEAKTLWRAIVWTKLGRHIMRRRKIVLPTSSKGISVNFVKSPPATM, via the exons ATGTCAAGCAGCGAACAAGAGCAGACTGCGCAACCTGTCGACAGTGAGCCACGAGTAGATATCCTTTGCTCAGCTCCTGGCTTTTCAGTGCCCAATCCAGAAACTGTCAGGGAGAAGGTTAACAAGAGCAACACTATCTTCCACTGGGGCGGTGTTAGAATTGCGAAGATATCTCCTGAAATTGTGGTGAAACTCGGATCTCATATCACACTCAACGAGGCGAAAA CTTTGTGGAGGGCCATAGTCTGGACAAAGCTTGGGAGACATATAATGAGGCGACGAAAAATCGTGTTACCAACCAGCTCAAAGGGTATATCCGTAAACTTCGTGAAATCCCCCCCGGCGACTATGTAG